The following are encoded in a window of Mycosarcoma maydis chromosome 10, whole genome shotgun sequence genomic DNA:
- a CDS encoding uncharacterized protein (related to ATP11 - F1F0-ATPase complex assembly protein), producing MRSLGSSGRVICAPIVSSSHARTLCIARPCLAQVSPPLPFSWSHLKSDGQAGENSEAQSSSATSSFLRDHRVSVKQKRDRKLREYEAKIKVKAMQQGLSPEEFKRRSLEIAAVKPSEPMSRSTTTSSEAKLKTTESLSEVEKRDQAIAQSIQHRSKAEAAKKLASGQVHSTPTGAQESPIKPLSKILDVEKLMTQDVETITKLWAGYHTIKNKLSAVIPTERYLVMLANARRYPQFVLPLPRQVIDEDSEVSGASKEAFEMQFLEWAVIPSAAALGAPPSSTTLFTPLAEYKLKQDFSQPVLILTFYTDLCQSNGLVLMRGEVTGLNEKTGKGGRIDQAQAQLLALTLQRFYLPSSSTPPTDAEGDQSACAKLLHDFHKKPEEFDVEELVNVAFRL from the coding sequence ATGAGGTCTCTCGGCAGTTCAGGCCGCGTCATTTGCGCACCAATTGTGTCTAGCTCTCACGCTCGCACACTCTGTATAGCTCGGCCCTGCCTGGCCCAAGTGTCTCCGCCACTGCCCTTCTCCTGGTCCCATCTTAAATCTGATGGCCAAGCTGGAGAAAACAGCGAAGCTCAATCCTCAAGTGCTACTTCTTCCTTCCTCCGAGATCATCGAGTATCAGTGAAACAGAAGCGTGATCGCAAACTTCGCGAATATGaagccaagatcaaggtCAAAGCCATGCAGCAAGGCCTTTCACCCGAAGAGTTCAAACGCCGATCCCTCGAAATTGCCGCAGTCAAGCCATCTGAGCCCATGTCTCGTTCGACAACGACATCGTCTGAAGCGAAACTTAAAACTACAGAGTCTCTGTCAGAGGTAGAGAAACGCGACCAAGCGATAGCACAATCCATTCAGCATCGATCCAAAGCTGAAGCTGCGAAGAAACTCGCTTCCGGCCAAGTACACTCTACTCCCACCGGTGCACAAGAAAGTCCGATCAAGCCTCTTAGCAAGATTCTTgacgtcgagaagctcatgaCACAAGATGTAGAGACCATCACCAAGCTCTGGGCCGGATATCACAccatcaagaacaagctcTCGGCTGTGATCCCTACCGAACGCTACCTCGTAATGCTTGCAAATGCTCGAAGATATCCTCAATTCGTCCTACCACTACCACGCCAAGTGATTGATGAGGATTCCGAGGTGTCAGGTGCGTCCAAAGAAGCTTTTGAGATGCAGTTCCTCGAATGGGCCGTGATTCCGAGCGCAGCCGCGCTGGGTGCGCCTCCGTCGTCCACCACCCTCTTCACGCCTCTGGCCGAGTACAAGCTGAAGCAAGATTTCAGTCAACCAGTTCTCATCCTCACTTTCTACACAGATCTCTGCCAAAGCAACGGTCTAGTACTGATGAGAGGCGAAGTAACAGGACTCAACGAAAAGACAGGCAAGGGCGGTCGAATCGATCAGGCGCaagcgcagctgctcgctctCACCCTCCAACGCTTCTACCTGCCCTCCTCTTCGACGCCACCAACCGACGCTGAAGGGGATCAGTCTGCATGCGCCAAGCTccttcacgatttccaCAAAAAGCCCGAAGAGTTTGACGTGGAAGAACTCGTCAATGTAGCCTTTCGCCTCTAA
- a CDS encoding snoRNA-binding rRNA-processing protein UTP6 (related to UTP6 - U3 snoRNP protein), producing MERVQYQLERSVPQLQLLDENGVFTKEQLRSITTQRQTFEGRLVRRSPDKNDFLRYAEFERNLADLINVKANRIGLPRSFHRDNAAVHTGHIVAIYERLVLKFKYDVDAWQQYIAFAKSRKMRVVTGRVYARALSLHPNHVALWLAAAAYELNDNSSTTAARSLLQRALRLNRLPWKQESPRSSASIGTKRASNGDSSESNKRFRYGSPETAHNVAEQTQYAASGPATLKLSSREADLLRLWVEYIRMELVFIERLRRRWLVLGLEWDAQHVDTNDAIGSTSDSTEAQQAAVDLDSHEKQANVLTAQESDEDQETILLSQVPDKDDDAKDQAVEDANAKPNTFTPRKMTSIPPTQIAILRGNIPIFLIGSALESLAPHLHFVLLVALIELLQSFPFAEPISIDAPKSGQALRRRLLDSVYQHLSDRERWGWIHFAPAALVSSLRSFRPDAPYYAHDSDLTAAQVANTEEMDSHRLLTSASHLRTTFSNEIDGLLELATQLRGASSSGLQKASTSSSPSHAVQLILQLLQSLLTERSNVGSRASSAYHKLAQSGVLPIAVSDAVAQLRTLCVQAPMNTAKASARSAKATFYTTAALLVEMLSDEQRSGIDEPNLLRYLETVQMQLVKEAQAAGPGIETAQMRAITLRKKVEATLSLQDDRERSKKLNKLREQLKEATSSAHYPASDELWGLRILVTSSLARISEKSVHDSRDAIASDWRRGLQACSEQVDVDATFSAETSLWSRFFDWLDNGVLGSEDQGRKEIKTSFRYSSEQYRWAVRETASLLSRSLNSKVLDLEAVHQYRQDVHDLGVLRYIRLSRALDQHDDIISWLLQSSFASHQAWLEIISELQDQESKGEAGMKQSSKDAKLIVKIFNKLLQIKSNNVEVWTAYLTYLAVRDMTDALKALERCRSTLNKSEYKLAEKEWLRVCEDLQSRSTTADDGEEDEDNSEGEE from the coding sequence ATGGAGCGGGTGCAGTATCAGCTCGAACGTTCCGTTCCACAgcttcagctgctcgatgagaATGGCGTCTTCACCAAAGAGCAGCTCCGATCTATCACGACCCAGCGTCAGACATTTGAGGGCCGCCTGGTACGAAGGAGTCCAGACAAGAACGACTTTCTCCGATATGCAGAATTTGAACGCAATCTCGCCGACCTCATCAATGTCAAGGCCAATCGTATCGGTCTACCGCGCTCCTTTCACCGCGATAATGCGGCAGTTCACACCGGTCATATTGTGGCCATCTACGAGCGACTCGTGCTCAAGTTCAAATACGATGTCGATGCGTGGCAGCAATACATTGCCTTTGCAAAGAGCAGAAAGATGCGGGTAGTTACTGGCAGAGTATATGCTCGGGCTCTGTCCTTGCATCCCAATCATGTAGCCCTCTGgcttgctgccgctgcttACGAGTTGAACGACAATTCTTCCAccacagcagctcgatcaCTTCTTCAGCGTGCTCTTCGGCTCAACCGTCTTCCGTGGAAGCAAGAAAGTCCGCGAAGCTCTGCATCTATCGGTACCAAGCGTGCCAGCAATGGCGACTCTTCTGAATCCAACAAGCGCTTCCGTTACGGCAGCCCCGAAACCGCCCACAACGTTGCAGAGCAAACGCAATATGCAGCTTCCGGTCCTGCCACACTCAAGCTTTCGTCTCGCGAAGCGGATCTGCTCCGACTCTGGGTCGAGTACATTCGGATGGAGCTAGTCTTTATTGAACGTCTGCGCAGGCGTTGGCTCGTGCTCGGGCTTGAATGGGATGCTCAGCATGTCGACACCAATGATGCTATCGGCTCCACTTCCGACTCGACAGaagctcaacaagcagctGTCGATCTAGATTCGCACGAGAAGCAGGCTAATGTGCTGACCGCACAagagagcgacgaggatcAGGAGACGATATTGCTCAGCCAGGTGCCCgacaaagacgacgacgcaaAGGACCAAGCCGTAGAAGACGCAAATGCCAAGCCCAACACATTTACGCCTAGAAAGATGACCAGCATTCCTCCAACACAGATCGCCATCTTGAGGGGCAACATCCCCATCTTCCTCATTGGTAGTGCACTTGAATCGCTGGCGCCGCATCTCCACTTTGTTCTGCTTGTTGCgctcatcgagctgcttcaaTCCTTCCCTTTTGCCGAACccatcagcatcgatgcaCCCAAGAGCGGTCAAGCACTCAGACGCCGCCTTCTCGACAGTGTCTATCAGCATCTTTCTGATCGTGAGCGATGGGGCTGGATTCATTTTGCaccagctgctctcgtTTCTTCCCTCCGCTCCTTTCGTCCCGACGCGCCCTACTACGCACACGATTCGGACCTCACAGCTGCTCAGGTTGCCAATACAGAGGAGATGGACTCGCATCGACTTCTCACGTCCGCCAGTCATCTCCGTACCACGTTTTCCAACGAAATCGATGGCCTTCTCGAGCTAGCCACGCAGCTCAGAGGCGCTTCATCTTCCGGCCTTCAAAAGGCGTCCACTTCATCTTCGCCTTCTCACGCTGTTCAGCTGATCTTGCAGCTTCTGCAGTCGCTGCTGACCGAAAGGAGCAATGTCGGCTCTAGAGCGTCGTCCGCGTATCACAAGCTGGCCCAATCGGGCGTGCTTCCAATAGCCGTAAGCGACGCCGTCGCACAACTGCGCACTCTTTGCGTACAAGCACCCATGAATACAGCAAAGGCCTCAGCGCGCAGCGCCAAGGCGACTTTTTACACCACTGCAGCTTTACttgtcgagatgctgagcgacgagcaacgcTCTGGCATCGACGAACCTAATTTGTTGCGATACCTCGAAACAgtgcagatgcagctggtcaaggaagctcaagctgctggtCCTGGAATCGAGACAGCCCAGATGCGCGCCATCACTTTGCGTAAGAAGGTAGAGGCAACGCTTTCCCTGCAAGACGATAGGGAGCGCAGCAAaaagctcaacaagctcagagagcagctcaaggaagccaccagcagcgcgcACTATCCTGCCAGCGATGAACTTTGGGGACTGCGTATCCTCGTGACCTCTAGCCTCGCCAGGATTTCGGAAAAGTCGGTGCACGACAGCCGTGATGCCATTGCATCTGATTGGCGTCGTGGCCTGCAAGCGTGCTCTGAGCAAGTAGATGTGGATGCCACCTTCTCAGCAGAGACCAGCTTGTGGTCGCGCTTTTTCGACTGGCTAGACAATGGTGTACTTGGCTCAGAGGATCAGGGTCGCAAGGAGATCAAGACGTCCTTCCGCTACAGCTCAGAGCAGTACCGATGGGCCGTACGCGAGACAGCTTCACTACTCTCGCGCAGCCTCAACAGTAAGGTCCTTGATCTCGAAGCGGTGCATCAGTATCGCCAAGATGTGCACGATCTGGGCGTGCTTCGCTACATTCGACTCAGCCGTGCACTCGACCAACACGACGACATCATCTCATGGCTGCTTCAATCTAGCTTTGCTTCCCATCAAGCGTGGCTCGAGATCATCTCAGAGTTGCAGGATCAAGAGTCAAAGGGAGAGGCTGGGATGAAGCAGTCCTCGAAAGACGCTAAACTGATCGTAAAGATATTCAACAAGTTGCTCCAGATCAAGTCGAACAATGTCGAAGTCTGGACTGCGTATCTCACTTATTTGGCAGTTAGAGACATGACGGATGCTCTCAAAGCTCTCGAAAGATGTCGCAGCACTTTAAACAAGAGCGAATACAAATTGGCGGAGAAAGAGTGGTTGCGCGTCTGCGAAGACTTGCAAAGCCGTTCGACCACTGCTGATGACggcgaggaggacgaggacaaTAGTGAAGGCGAAGAGTAG